In a single window of the Pirellulales bacterium genome:
- a CDS encoding helix-turn-helix domain-containing protein, translating to MSRNKKEMTRYKYEPDYAVPPGQTLQETIDSRGIDQKELAKRADLSVKHVNQIVKGIAPITQDTAIRLERVTGVAARMWNNLEAIYREQLARIEEKDRLQKGLEWLKAIPTNDLIARGCIKKQVSAINLLDEVLCFFGVANVDAWREGWELPQFAFRKSPKVKGNVGAIATWLRLCELSACAQDCARFSRHVFKAAVDDIRALTIEEPEVFVPDMVERCAGGGVALVLIPEVKGAPVSGAAKWLTPDKAMIGLNLRGKSDDRFWFTFFHEAGHILNDSKKETFVDIEYQDDPREQNANDFAATMLIPKRFESQLTGLKSHADVTTFAAEIGIAPGIVVGRLQREQVIPYSHLNRLKRRLRWSNS from the coding sequence ATGTCGCGAAATAAAAAAGAGATGACGCGATACAAATACGAACCTGACTATGCTGTCCCTCCTGGACAGACGTTACAAGAAACCATTGATTCGCGTGGTATTGACCAAAAGGAACTTGCAAAGCGGGCTGACCTTTCGGTTAAGCACGTCAATCAAATCGTTAAAGGAATTGCCCCCATCACACAGGATACGGCAATTCGCTTGGAACGCGTCACGGGCGTTGCTGCGCGCATGTGGAACAATCTGGAGGCGATTTATCGAGAGCAACTTGCTCGTATTGAGGAAAAGGACCGACTTCAAAAAGGCCTTGAATGGTTGAAGGCAATTCCTACCAATGACTTGATTGCGCGCGGGTGTATCAAGAAGCAAGTAAGCGCTATCAACTTGCTAGATGAAGTACTATGTTTCTTTGGAGTAGCAAATGTGGATGCCTGGCGGGAGGGCTGGGAGTTGCCGCAGTTTGCGTTCCGTAAGTCGCCCAAGGTCAAGGGAAATGTCGGAGCGATTGCAACGTGGTTGCGACTATGCGAACTGAGTGCGTGCGCGCAAGATTGCGCACGTTTTAGTCGGCACGTATTCAAGGCAGCAGTCGACGATATTCGGGCACTAACGATTGAGGAGCCCGAAGTCTTTGTTCCGGACATGGTCGAACGATGTGCAGGTGGCGGTGTGGCCCTGGTTCTAATACCTGAAGTCAAGGGTGCACCGGTGAGCGGTGCGGCAAAGTGGCTTACACCAGATAAGGCAATGATCGGACTAAATTTAAGGGGCAAAAGCGATGATCGTTTTTGGTTCACGTTCTTTCACGAAGCGGGACATATTCTGAATGACAGCAAGAAAGAAACCTTCGTTGACATAGAGTATCAAGATGATCCACGCGAACAGAATGCAAATGATTTTGCGGCAACCATGTTAATTCCCAAGCGATTTGAATCCCAATTAACTGGCCTAAAGAGTCACGCCGACGTGACGACATTTGCAGCGGAGATCGGCATTGCACCTGGCATTGTGGTTGGCAGACTACAGCGAGAACAGGTGATTCCATATAGCCACCTTAATCGGCTGAAAAGACGCTTGCGATGGTCGAATAGCTGA